The sequence TCCTCTTTTATACGTTTGGCTCCGGAGCACCAAGGCAGATGATAAACGGAACCATTTTTAGAACCGACGAGCGCTCCGCCAATCTGGGGCTCCGGAACTCTCTGTTTTTCGTCCTCGCCTGAGGCCCTTTCCGCGAAAGCCGGAGCCGCCGCTTGAGACATTAACATATCGTCATACTCTATTTTAATAGGTGCGTAATTTTCCTTGCTTATTGAAAGGCGTCCGAGTCCGAATGAGCCAAAAGCCACTAAAATAATTATGATAGGGAATAGCGTCTCTTTGGAGATGGCAACATTTCTGGCCGTGGAGGTCGCCCTTAAAGAAGTCGCCTTGCATTTTTGAAATAAATCATGTATATTCATGAGGTCATTATAACTAAAGATATTGAGCTATGGCAACAAAAAAGGCGGGCGGTACAGCTAAAAACCTGACTGATTCACAACCAAAGTATCTTGGCGTCAAACTTTATGCCGGACAAAAAGCGGGTATTGGTTCCGTTATTGTTCGTCAAAGAGGCACGCGGTACTTGCCCGGTAAAAACGTAGGTCTGGGAAAAGACCATACTCTTTTCGCTCTCAAGGAAGGCAAGGTCTCTTACACCAACAGGAGAAAAATCAGGTGGAACGGCGACAAACTGACCAAAAAACAAGTTCACGTTACGTAAGAACCTATCTCCAATCTCAGCGCTAAATATGGGGCCATAAATAAGAGCTCATCCGCTAAAACGGCGCAATTTCGGCTAAAAAACTTCGCTTCGTCCTCTACATATCATGATATGCCTCGGACTCCAGCTTGTTTTTTATCTCGAAATTGCGCCGTTTTACTCGGATGTGAGATTGGAGATAGGTTCTAAAATTCACGGCTGGTTTTTCAGCCGATTCAATTCTTCTCTTACGACCACTCTGTCATCCCACGGAAGTGTTTTTCCGTTTATTGTTATTGTTTGCTCCGCTCCTTTTCCGGTTACTATGACGACGTCGCCACCCGTCGCGAGAGATAGGGCTTTGCGGATGCCTAGACGTCTGTCCAGTACAACATACAAGGTCTCTTCTCTTTTGGCTCCGGCGCTCTCTGCCGATTTGGCAATATCTTCCGCTATTTCTCTCGGGTCGTCCTCGTAGGCGTCAACGTTGCTTACGATAATAAAGTCGGCCCTCTCCGCCGCCACGCGACCCATGACGGGACGTTTGCCCTTATAACGGCCACCGCCCTCCGCGCCTAAAACCACAATGACTTTGTGGCTACCCGAGAGCAGTTTAGCGGTGAGAAGAGCGGCCTCCATTGAACGCCCCTCGTGAGCGTAGTCAACTATGGCCGTGAATGGCTCTTTTTGCACGACTTCCATTCGGCCGGGAATTGTGGCCAATTCTTTAAAACCGTTTGCTATTTTTTCGTCCGATACGCCAAGGAAACGACCGATAGCTACGGCCGGCAGGGCGTTGTACACGTTAAAAACGCCCGGAAGACGCAAATCAAAGTTACTGCCATCTACTTTGAAAGACACTGAAAATCCTTCGGCTTTAATGTTCTCGGCCAAGACCGACGCCCCTTCTTTTAGTCCGAAAGTTATTTTTTTGTCGGCTTTAAAAGACAAAAAATAATTTTTTTCATCATCATCGCTGTTGACCATAATGACCTTGTCCACTTTTCTGCCGTCTATGATTTTGTGTCTGTGTTTATGGAGAGAACTAAAAATCTTTCCTTTTGCTTGTTTGTACATTTCAAAACTGCCTCCATGAGAGGGAAGATGCTCCGGAGACAAGTTTGTAAAAACCAAAAAATCATAGTTTATTCCTTTATGACGGAACTGTTTTATGCCCTCGGAAGTGGTTTCCACAACCGCCACTTTGCAACGCTCGCTTACCATTTGCCTCAAGTATTTTTGTATTTCGCTACGGCCAAGCATGGTCATGTGATAGTCGTTTCTCAACTCCTTTTCACCGATGCGTATGTTGGCCGTTGTTAAAATTCCGGTTTTTATTCCTCCGTTTTGCAAAGCGCTCCATATGAAATTGGCTGTGCTTGTTTTACCCTTTGTTCCCGTAATGCCGATAACTATGAGTTTTTCCGACGGAAAACCGTAAAAAGCCGCTCCGCAGACGGCCACGATGAAATGACAAACGCTTCCGTATGTCCGTCGCAGTCCAACAGGAATTATTTTTCTAAAAAAACTTCTCATTGTTTGATTTTAGCGCCGGCGGCTTCTATGGTTTTTTCTGCCAAAACAGACAGAGAGTCCAAGTATCTGCCGGCAGTTTGAGTTTGAAAGTCGCCTTTAAAGTATGATAATTCAGTGCAAGCAAATATGAGTACCTCCGCTCCTTTTTCGTAGAGTTCTTTTGTCACGATTTCAAATTTTTTCTTATCAGCTCTTCCTTCTTTTTTGATGCCCTCGTATATAAGGTTCATGAGGATTTCTTGATTTTTATCCGACGGCAAAATCACTTCCATGTCTTCCTCTTCGCAATATTTCTCGTATACCCGTCCCTCTCTTGTGCCTGTGGTTGCCAAAACTCCTATTTTTTTTGCCCCAAAAAGTTTTTTTGCGCTCCTGACACTCTCAAGAGGCATATTTATGATTGGCGCGGAGATTTCTTCTTGGATAAGGTCGTAGAAAAAGTGCGTAGTATTGCAAGGAATAACAATAACCTCTGCCCCCATTTTTTCAAGGGCCTTGGCGTCTTCTTTGACAAGGGAGAGAAACGGTTCGTATTTTTTGTTCAGTATCACATCTGTACGGTCGGGCAGGGAAGCGTGGTTATAGATTATCATGTCTATATGTTCCTGGTCTTTGGACGCTTCTGTCCTCTCCAGTATTTCTTTGAAAAAATACTCCGTGGCAAGAGGCCCCATACCGCCCAAAACTCCTACTTTTTTTCGTTCCTTCATAAGATTAAAAATATTTATAATACTTCCAAAAGTGACTTAAATATGACCGTACAAGATAAAGTGTCCGCCTAAAAGAGTAGTCCCCTTTGTAAAAAAGCGGATTGATAATTTGGCCTTTGGCGGAAAGTTCTTTCATTTTTTGGCGGAGCGCCAGGTCTCTAACGTGTTTGTAAGCTACCCGAAAAGGTATGACCAGCCAGAGTTTCTCGCGCGCTTTGTCGGTAAAGTCCGGAATTTTCCCGAAAATATATTCGCCCGCCACGTACTCGGCGATGTTATGCCCGCCGGCGGTTACGTAGTAGTTGCTACGGCCCTGTCTGACGTTAAGTTCAAAAATCTTAAACTTGCCGTCTCTTTCGTCGTATTTGATGTCCATATTGGAAAAACCGACAAAATGCATGTCCTCCAAAAAGCGACGAATTTTCTCTTCAAGTTCAGAGTCATTTTCATTTATAATGACTGCGTGGTTTCCAAGACCCTTTGGCGTGTGCTCCTCAAGCAGGACGTGGCCGAGGGCAGAGAGCCGGACTTTACCGTTTTTATCGCTATAGCAAGTCAGAACCCGCATTTTGGAGTCATCGCCGGGAATAAATTCCTGTATTATTAAGGAGTCATCATAGCCGGCCAAGTATATTTCCGTCAAAACCTTTTCAAGTTCCGACCGGTCGTTTAATTTATAAACTTTTTTCTGTCCGTCAAAATGGTGTTTCCAATAGTTCACTCCGTTTGAGGGCTTTACGATAACAGGGAAGGGGAAGGGGAGGTTAAAAGAAAGACCGTCACTTTTTTTATGTACCAAAGTCGCTGGATGCGGAAGATTGTATTGGTCGCAGAGTTTGTAAAACGTCTCCTTTTTCATGAGCTTGGCCATCATCTCCTCGTCTATATAAGGGGCTATGATGTTGTCTCTCAATCCCTTCTTATGTTTGCCGATAAGTTCCACATAAGAGTCGCCACAAGCCAAAAGAATGATTTTCTTTTCGGGGTGTTTTGAGGCGAAAGAGTTTATTATGGTTAAAAAAAGCTTTTCGTTGTCAATTTCCGGCTCCATGTAAAAATCCGCTATTTTGCTGAAATGGCTGGGGCCTGAAGATGCCTTCCCTAAAACGGCTGATTTTACGCCATAGGCCTCGTGAAAAGCTCTGGCCACGCTGTATGTGTTTATGTCGCTTCCCAAGAGTGCCGGTATAAAGTTTTGACTCCTGAATTCCATAGTCAAATATTAGCATATTTTACCGCAGTTAGAGCAACTTATATGGACAGAGTGCTTCTAAAAGGTTAATATTAGTGCCGAAACGGGGTGTAGTATAGTGGTAGTATTCACGATTCGGGTTCGTGAGACGGGAGTTCGACTCTCCCCACCCCGAAATTTTAGGATTAGCATGAGAGAAGAGGTGTTGACTTTTCCACAGCAAGAAATTTCGAAAACAGTATAATTCTGTTATGAATAATGAAACACAAATAAATCAGGGAGGTCAGATAAATGAGCAGGTTTCGGGTACGAGCGTCCTGCCTTCCGGAAGCGCTCTCATGTCGGAGACGTGGGGATTGTACCGCTCCAAGCTTGCGACTCTTATAGGGGTGGCGATAGTGCCTGCTCTCGTCATGTTTTTATTCGTGAATTTTCTTAACATGGCCCCGGAACAAGGCGGTCAAGGTGGCGCAATGTTAGCTGGCTGGTTCAGTTTTTTTATTTTGGCCGTCCTGGTTCAGATAATAGTTTACGCTTGGGGACAGATTGCCATTATAGAAGCGGTTTCAGAAACGGGGGAAATTACAGTCGCGGAAAGTTTTGGCAGAGCCAAGAGAAAAATCGGCTCCTATATCTGGCTCATCATTTTGAGTTCCTTTTTTGTTATGGGAGGTTCGCTTTTGTTCATCATACCGGGCATGATTTTCGGAATTTGGTTTGTTTTTGGGGTTTACATTATCGTCTGTGAAAATGAAAAGGGATTCAGAGCTCTTTTGAAGTCAAGAGAATATATGCGCAGTAGAACCTTTAAAGTGCTTTGGCGGCTTTTCGTGGTTGGGTTTGCCGCCCTTATAGGAAGCGTTGTTTTAAATGTCGCTTTCATGCCGTTTGGCAAGGAAATGGGCGCGTCAATAGCCAGATTACTGTTTGCCGTAGTCGTTTCTCCGTTTGTGGCAGCTTACATGTATCTTCTGTTTATCCGCCTCAGAGAAGCCAGAGGCGCTTTTGTTTTTGAACCGGAAACTAAAACCAAAGTTGCTTATATCGGCACGGCCCTTCTGGGCTTTATACTTATGCCGGCTGTACTCCTCGGTATTCTGTTTTTCAAATTTGACGAAATAAAAGCAACGATAACTCCGATGAATGCGTATGAGGAAATGAGTGAGGACGAGGGGGTTATTGAACTTAAACCATGATAGTTGTTGACGTAGAAACGACCGGAACAGACCCACACGTTCACGGTATTGTATCCGTTGGGGCCGTGGATTTGGCAAGTCCGGAAAGGAGGTTTTACGATGAGTGTCGCGTCTTTGAAGGCGCCCATGTGATGGAAGAAGCTCTCGGTATAAACGGTTTTACGGAAAAAGAAATACACGATCCGAGCAAAAAAACCGAAGAACAAGTTTTGAGGTCTTTTATTCCTTGGGCCATGGATACCGATGACCACACCTTGGCGGGACACAATCCTATTTTTGATATTTCCATGCTTCAAACGGCCGCCAAACGATACGGACTTGATTGGCCTTTTCCGCACAGGAGTATAGACAGTCATTCTGTTTGTTTTGCTCACATGATATGGAAAGGGAAGAAACCGCCGACAGAAAAGGGCAGGACAGCTCTTAACCTTGATTCCGTCTTAAAATATGTCGGTTTACCGCCTGAACCAAGGCCACACAACGGCCTGCAAGGAGCTTTACGGGCGGCGGAAGCGCTGTCGCGACTTCTTTACGGCAAGGGTCTTTTGCCGGAGTTTGAAAAATGCCCCATTTGGGGAGATTTGCCCTCTTGATTTGGCAAAGCGTTGATTTTGTTGTTCAATTTAAATGAGTTGTCTCGCCTAAAAAACGGCTCTGCAGAGCCGTTTTTTAGGCGATTGATAATCCTGCTTTTCTCTTTTTAGTATTGACAATGAAAACGTTTTATGCTAATATATAAAGACAGTCAGACGAAAGTCTGATTTTAAATTTTATCTCTGGACCTTTACGGAAAGGTGAACGGAGAGATTATGATAGAACTTACAATTTCATCAATGCTTATGCTTTCGGCCTTCTATGGGGGCGCGGGAGCGACCGAAGTATCTTCGGCTAAAAGCACAATTCCAGTTCAAGTTAACATTAACCAAATCAGTGAAAGGGAAGGGGAGGTAGACGAAAATAAAATATATCCTCTTACTCTTGAACAGTACGTCAGAGAGTATTTTGAGGAAGAACCCATTCTTGCCGAAATAGCCAAGTGCGAATCAACATTCAGGCACTTTGGAAAAAATGGGAAAGTTATTCGCGGTATCCAAAACAGGGAAGACGTTGGTCTCATGCAGATTAACGAATACTTCCATGGCGATAGCGCAAAGAAGAACGGCTTTGACATCTATTCTCTTGAGGGGAACATGTCCTATGCCAAATGGCTTTACGAAAGGCAGGGAAGCGTCCCTTGGGTGCACTCTTCCAAGTGCTGGAAGAAAAGCGAACATTTCGCCAAGAAATAATAGCAGAAAAAACACTCGGATTTTGTCCGAGTGTTTTTTCTTATCCGCTCAAATCCCCTGCTATCGCTGTAAAGAGAGGGGAGTGGCAGTAGTCCCCCTTAAGAGGAGCGCCTTGCCCCGTTAGAAATTAGAAAGAGGTTTCTAACGGGGCGGCCTCTCCGGCCGACCCTCCAGAGGGGAGAGAGATAGGGGGTGTGGATAACTTTTTTTGAAGTTCTTTTAAAGATGCTAAAATTAATAATCATGGTTCGCATAATTTAAGTTAATCGTACCATGCCGTTAAAATTAAGCCCATAATTTATTGTCATGGATAAAAGCAAAAAACCCCTTCCCTCTCACCTGCAAGATTTTTTGGATTGGATAGACGTGGAAAAGGGACTTTCTCCAAAGTCGCAAGAAAACTATTCCCGCTTCCTCAAGCGCTTCTTTGATTGGCTTAAAATTAAAAAACTTGAAGAGCTTAAGCCCCACGAGCTGACTCGCGAGCATGTTTTTGATTACCGTTTGTTTCTGTCGAGATCCACTCGTTCGGCTCGGACAAACGAACCTCTTAAGAAAAGCACCCAGAACTACTACTTGATAGCCCTGCGGATGTTTTTAAGCTTCTTTGCCCATAGGAACTTCCTGTCACTGCCTGTTGAGAAGGTTCCATTGGCCAGGGACAAAAGCGAGCGCCACGTGCGTTTTATGGAGCTTGAACAGCTTGAAAAACTTTTTGAGGCGCCTGATATCACTACACCTCAAGGCATTCGCGACAGGAGCATTTTAGAGACATTTTTTTCCACCGGACTTCGTATTTCGGAATTAGTGGCTTTAAACGCCGACCAAATAAAAATTGGTAAAGGCGGCAGGGAGGTCTTTGAACTTAGTATACAAGGCAAGGGAGGCCGGATACGAACCGTCTATTTTTCTTTGCGCGCCCTTTTGTGGCTTGAAAAATACATGGAGGTTAGGAGTGACACCCACCCTGCCCTTTTTGTGGCTTTTGGAAAAAATGGTAAAAAAATCAGCCGTTTGACTTCCCGCTCCATAGAAAAATCGTTTAAGCATTACATAATAAAAGCCGGATTGCCTCTTATAATGACACCGCATGCCATGCGACACAGTTTTGGCACCAACCTTCTTAAAAACGGAGTCGATTTAC comes from bacterium and encodes:
- a CDS encoding Ada metal-binding domain-containing protein; this translates as MNIHDLFQKCKATSLRATSTARNVAISKETLFPIIIILVAFGSFGLGRLSISKENYAPIKIEYDDMLMSQAAAPAFAERASGEDEKQRVPEPQIGGALVGSKNGSVYHLPWCSGAKRIKEENKIWFENDKQAKDAGYRPAENCPGL
- the rpmA gene encoding 50S ribosomal protein L27 translates to MATKKAGGTAKNLTDSQPKYLGVKLYAGQKAGIGSVIVRQRGTRYLPGKNVGLGKDHTLFALKEGKVSYTNRRKIRWNGDKLTKKQVHVT
- the murE gene encoding UDP-N-acetylmuramyl-tripeptide synthetase — its product is MRSFFRKIIPVGLRRTYGSVCHFIVAVCGAAFYGFPSEKLIVIGITGTKGKTSTANFIWSALQNGGIKTGILTTANIRIGEKELRNDYHMTMLGRSEIQKYLRQMVSERCKVAVVETTSEGIKQFRHKGINYDFLVFTNLSPEHLPSHGGSFEMYKQAKGKIFSSLHKHRHKIIDGRKVDKVIMVNSDDDEKNYFLSFKADKKITFGLKEGASVLAENIKAEGFSVSFKVDGSNFDLRLPGVFNVYNALPAVAIGRFLGVSDEKIANGFKELATIPGRMEVVQKEPFTAIVDYAHEGRSMEAALLTAKLLSGSHKVIVVLGAEGGGRYKGKRPVMGRVAAERADFIIVSNVDAYEDDPREIAEDIAKSAESAGAKREETLYVVLDRRLGIRKALSLATGGDVVIVTGKGAEQTITINGKTLPWDDRVVVREELNRLKNQP
- a CDS encoding amino acid racemase, yielding MKERKKVGVLGGMGPLATEYFFKEILERTEASKDQEHIDMIIYNHASLPDRTDVILNKKYEPFLSLVKEDAKALEKMGAEVIVIPCNTTHFFYDLIQEEISAPIINMPLESVRSAKKLFGAKKIGVLATTGTREGRVYEKYCEEEDMEVILPSDKNQEILMNLIYEGIKKEGRADKKKFEIVTKELYEKGAEVLIFACTELSYFKGDFQTQTAGRYLDSLSVLAEKTIEAAGAKIKQ
- a CDS encoding ATP-grasp domain-containing protein — encoded protein: MEFRSQNFIPALLGSDINTYSVARAFHEAYGVKSAVLGKASSGPSHFSKIADFYMEPEIDNEKLFLTIINSFASKHPEKKIILLACGDSYVELIGKHKKGLRDNIIAPYIDEEMMAKLMKKETFYKLCDQYNLPHPATLVHKKSDGLSFNLPFPFPVIVKPSNGVNYWKHHFDGQKKVYKLNDRSELEKVLTEIYLAGYDDSLIIQEFIPGDDSKMRVLTCYSDKNGKVRLSALGHVLLEEHTPKGLGNHAVIINENDSELEEKIRRFLEDMHFVGFSNMDIKYDERDGKFKIFELNVRQGRSNYYVTAGGHNIAEYVAGEYIFGKIPDFTDKAREKLWLVIPFRVAYKHVRDLALRQKMKELSAKGQIINPLFYKGDYSFRRTLYLVRSYLSHFWKYYKYF
- a CDS encoding 3'-5' exonuclease codes for the protein MIVVDVETTGTDPHVHGIVSVGAVDLASPERRFYDECRVFEGAHVMEEALGINGFTEKEIHDPSKKTEEQVLRSFIPWAMDTDDHTLAGHNPIFDISMLQTAAKRYGLDWPFPHRSIDSHSVCFAHMIWKGKKPPTEKGRTALNLDSVLKYVGLPPEPRPHNGLQGALRAAEALSRLLYGKGLLPEFEKCPIWGDLPS
- a CDS encoding tyrosine-type recombinase/integrase produces the protein MDKSKKPLPSHLQDFLDWIDVEKGLSPKSQENYSRFLKRFFDWLKIKKLEELKPHELTREHVFDYRLFLSRSTRSARTNEPLKKSTQNYYLIALRMFLSFFAHRNFLSLPVEKVPLARDKSERHVRFMELEQLEKLFEAPDITTPQGIRDRSILETFFSTGLRISELVALNADQIKIGKGGREVFELSIQGKGGRIRTVYFSLRALLWLEKYMEVRSDTHPALFVAFGKNGKKISRLTSRSIEKSFKHYIIKAGLPLIMTPHAMRHSFGTNLLKNGVDLRVIQEFLGHKNIAATQMYAHVTSKQLKDIHKNLHGKK